Proteins encoded in a region of the Streptomyces sp. NBC_00513 genome:
- a CDS encoding carboxylesterase, whose amino-acid sequence MPVLPGAEPFRHEGGEVGVLLCHGFTGSPQSLRPWAEYLAERGLTVSLPLLPGHGTRWQDMQLTGWQDWYAEVDRALRELLDRCEQVFVFGLSMGGALTLRLAAKHGDSVSGIVLVNPANKVHDPLAFALPVAKHVIRSTPGVANDIAKPGSVEVGYDRVPTRAAHSLRAFLRLVDAELPQVTQPVLLLHSPQDHVVPPVDSARVLSRISSTDVTETLLEQSYHVATLDHDAERIFADSFAFVGRLSKSVGREGAASGG is encoded by the coding sequence GTGCCCGTCCTCCCTGGAGCAGAGCCGTTCCGCCACGAGGGCGGAGAGGTCGGCGTACTGCTCTGCCACGGCTTCACCGGTTCCCCGCAGTCGCTGCGCCCCTGGGCCGAGTACCTGGCCGAGCGGGGGCTGACGGTGTCGCTGCCGTTGCTGCCCGGGCACGGGACGCGTTGGCAGGACATGCAACTCACGGGCTGGCAGGACTGGTACGCCGAGGTCGACCGCGCGCTGCGCGAGCTGCTCGACCGGTGCGAGCAGGTGTTCGTCTTCGGACTGTCGATGGGCGGCGCGCTGACCCTGCGCCTGGCCGCCAAGCACGGGGACTCGGTCAGCGGCATCGTCCTGGTCAACCCGGCCAACAAGGTGCACGACCCGCTGGCCTTCGCCCTTCCGGTGGCCAAGCACGTCATCCGCTCCACGCCGGGCGTCGCCAACGACATCGCGAAGCCGGGATCGGTGGAGGTCGGCTACGACCGGGTCCCGACGCGGGCCGCGCACTCGCTGCGCGCGTTCCTGCGCCTGGTGGACGCCGAGCTGCCCCAGGTCACCCAGCCGGTGCTGCTGCTGCACAGCCCGCAGGACCACGTCGTCCCGCCCGTGGACTCGGCGCGGGTGCTGTCCCGGATCTCGTCCACGGACGTGACCGAGACCCTGCTGGAACAGAGCTACCACGTCGCGACGTTGGACCATGACGCGGAGCGGATCTTCGCGGACAGTTTTGCGTTCGTCGGACGGCTCTCGAAGAGCGTCGGCAGGGAGGGGGCGGCCAGCGGTGGCTGA
- a CDS encoding endonuclease/exonuclease/phosphatase family protein, translating into MDLPKSHTEPDGSAVIRVLSYNIRSLRDDEDALARVIRACEPDLVCVQEAPRFFRWRKHAARLASKCDLVVLGGGATAAGPLLLCSLRAHVEHTRDVLLPLRPGLHRRGFATAVVRFGPAPGTRVGVLSAHLPLDAGEREEHAGLLLERLAGMDVPYAIAAGDVNEGPEGRAFGLLAAELQDCRAVAPWGGEHTWLRSGEPRRIDAVFASKGVEVLGCGVPTGLPGVTDADLRAATDHLPVLAALRLGAGPAPG; encoded by the coding sequence ATGGACCTGCCGAAGTCGCATACGGAGCCCGACGGTTCAGCCGTGATCCGGGTACTCAGCTACAACATTCGCTCGCTGCGCGACGACGAGGACGCGCTCGCCCGCGTGATCCGGGCGTGCGAGCCCGACCTGGTGTGCGTCCAGGAGGCGCCGCGCTTCTTCCGGTGGCGCAAACACGCGGCGCGACTGGCGTCGAAGTGCGACCTGGTGGTGCTCGGCGGCGGTGCGACGGCGGCCGGTCCGCTGCTGCTGTGCTCGCTGCGGGCGCACGTGGAGCACACCCGGGACGTCCTGCTGCCGTTGAGGCCGGGACTGCACCGCAGGGGCTTCGCGACGGCCGTCGTCCGCTTCGGGCCCGCACCCGGGACCAGGGTCGGCGTCCTCAGCGCCCACCTGCCGCTGGACGCGGGGGAACGGGAGGAACACGCGGGGCTGCTGCTGGAGCGGCTGGCGGGCATGGACGTCCCGTACGCAATCGCCGCGGGCGACGTCAACGAGGGCCCGGAGGGCCGGGCCTTCGGCCTGCTGGCCGCGGAACTCCAGGACTGCCGGGCCGTGGCGCCGTGGGGCGGGGAACACACCTGGCTCCGGTCCGGGGAGCCGAGGCGGATCGACGCCGTCTTCGCGTCGAAGGGGGTCGAGGTGCTGGGCTGCGGGGTCCCGACGGGCCTTCCCGGGGTCACGGACGCGGACCTGCGGGCCGCCACCGACCACCTCCCGGTGCTGGCGGCGCTGCGCCTCGGCGCCGGCCCGGCACCGGGCTGA
- a CDS encoding anthranilate synthase family protein, whose product MDISRLLDDSCPPFALLRRRTPGRDHDTVELLIGPVHTAEHLADLPVGELPTLALVPFRQIRERGFDVRDDGTPLSVLAAEEAYELPLAEVLAALPDHEVRVEDGGFDVPDARYAATVERVIEDEIGRGEGANFVIRRTYEGRIEGFGRADALALFRRLLLGERGAYWTYVVHTGERTLVGASPEVHVRMSGGTVVMNPISGTYRYPATGPTADSLLAFLGDRKETEELSMVVDEELKMMCTVGDMGGVVVGPRLKEMAHLAHTEYELRGRSSLDVREVLRETMFAATVTGSPVQNACRVIERYESGGRGYYAGALALLGTDAAGAQTLDSPILIRTADIAPDGTLRVPVGATLVRHSDPAGEVAETHAKAAGVLAALGVRAPAPRPAATGGPLAGDPRVQAALAARRADLAPFWLRMQERPAAAPGHALVVDGEDTFTAMLAHVLRVTGVEVTVRRHDDPGLRAAALAWVGPVVLGPGPGNPADTSDPRMRTLRALTAELLAGHRHGLLGVCLGHELLAAELGFPLGRKAEPAQGAQTRIDLFGTSEVVGFYNTYTAHCTAELAERQALSGVEVARDPATGEVHALRSAAGFAGVQFHPESVLTLRGAELLRDLLTGVRAAAPA is encoded by the coding sequence ATGGACATCAGCAGACTGCTCGACGACTCCTGCCCGCCGTTCGCCCTGCTGCGCCGCCGCACCCCCGGCCGCGACCACGACACCGTCGAGCTGCTGATCGGCCCGGTCCACACCGCCGAGCACCTCGCCGACCTGCCCGTCGGGGAGCTGCCCACGCTGGCCCTGGTGCCGTTCCGACAGATCCGGGAGCGGGGATTCGACGTGCGTGACGACGGCACGCCGCTGAGCGTGCTGGCGGCCGAGGAGGCGTACGAGCTGCCGTTGGCCGAGGTGCTCGCGGCGCTGCCGGACCACGAGGTGCGGGTCGAGGACGGCGGCTTCGACGTCCCCGACGCGCGGTACGCGGCCACCGTGGAGCGCGTCATCGAGGACGAGATCGGGCGCGGCGAGGGCGCGAACTTCGTCATCCGGCGCACCTACGAGGGGCGGATCGAGGGCTTCGGGCGGGCGGACGCCCTGGCCCTGTTCCGGCGGCTGCTGCTCGGCGAGCGGGGCGCGTACTGGACGTACGTCGTGCACACCGGGGAGCGCACGCTGGTCGGGGCCAGTCCGGAGGTGCACGTGCGCATGTCCGGCGGGACGGTCGTGATGAACCCGATCAGCGGCACCTACCGCTATCCCGCCACCGGGCCGACGGCCGATTCGCTGCTGGCCTTCCTCGGCGACCGCAAGGAGACCGAGGAACTGTCGATGGTCGTCGACGAGGAACTCAAGATGATGTGCACGGTCGGCGACATGGGCGGGGTGGTCGTCGGGCCCCGGCTGAAGGAGATGGCCCACCTCGCGCACACCGAGTACGAGCTGCGCGGCCGTTCCTCGCTGGACGTGCGCGAGGTGCTCCGGGAGACCATGTTCGCGGCGACGGTGACGGGCTCGCCGGTGCAGAACGCCTGCCGGGTGATCGAACGGTACGAGAGCGGCGGCCGCGGCTACTACGCGGGCGCGCTGGCCCTGCTGGGCACGGACGCGGCCGGGGCGCAGACCCTGGACTCGCCGATCCTGATCCGCACGGCCGACATCGCGCCCGACGGGACCCTGCGCGTACCGGTCGGGGCGACGCTGGTGCGGCACTCCGACCCGGCGGGCGAGGTGGCCGAGACGCACGCGAAGGCGGCCGGGGTGTTGGCCGCGCTGGGGGTGCGGGCCCCCGCGCCCCGTCCCGCGGCGACCGGGGGGCCGCTCGCGGGCGACCCCCGGGTGCAGGCGGCCCTGGCGGCGCGGCGAGCGGACCTGGCCCCCTTCTGGCTGCGGATGCAGGAGCGGCCGGCCGCGGCGCCGGGCCACGCGCTGGTGGTGGACGGCGAGGACACCTTCACGGCGATGCTGGCCCACGTGCTGCGGGTGACCGGCGTGGAGGTGACCGTGCGCCGCCACGACGATCCCGGGCTGCGGGCGGCGGCCCTGGCCTGGGTGGGGCCGGTCGTCCTGGGACCGGGGCCGGGGAACCCGGCGGACACGTCCGACCCGAGGATGCGGACGTTGCGCGCGCTGACGGCGGAGCTGCTGGCGGGTCACCGGCACGGGCTGCTGGGCGTGTGCCTGGGGCACGAGCTGTTGGCCGCCGAGCTTGGTTTCCCGCTGGGCCGCAAGGCGGAGCCGGCGCAGGGGGCGCAGACCCGGATCGACCTGTTCGGGACGTCCGAGGTGGTCGGGTTCTACAACACGTACACCGCGCACTGCACGGCGGAGCTCGCGGAGCGGCAGGCGCTGAGCGGGGTCGAGGTCGCGCGGGATCCGGCGACGGGCGAGGTGCACGCGCTGCGGTCGGCGGCGGGCTTCGCGGGGGTGCAGTTCCACCCGGAGTCGGTGCTCACCCTGCGCGGGGCGGAGCTGCTGCGCGACCTGCTGACGGGCGTACGGGCGGCCGCCCCGGCCTGA
- a CDS encoding ArsA family ATPase: protein MHTLLITGPGGAGRTTVAAATALAAARQGRRVLLLSGDPGAPDDRLVELLGPTTGPVAEVAPGLRAVPVAHGIRAARIDSGEEFRAELVTLQERGASLLGMLGGRPLGSEELTELPGAEQFALLRALRRAASAPGVDLLIVDMPPLHQAIATLALPAQLRRYLARLLPAQRQAARALRPVLAQLAGVPMPAQWLYDAAARWDEELAAVEAVVESPATELRLVAEPGPASDDALRTGRLGLALHRLPVASLVANRTVPRDSADPWVADLAARQRKYTDQWAAELTVAPLAHLGRDPRDLRDLTLLADTEGIAPREAAVYRRAWAVEDRLAEDGVLVWAVPLPGARKSDLDLIRRGDELLLTAGPYRRIVSLPSALRRCTVSGAALTDGELRVRFTPDPQLWPRER from the coding sequence ATGCACACCCTGCTGATCACCGGCCCCGGCGGAGCCGGTCGGACCACCGTGGCCGCGGCCACCGCCCTCGCCGCCGCGCGGCAGGGGCGCCGCGTACTGCTGCTGTCCGGTGACCCCGGCGCCCCCGACGACCGCCTGGTCGAGCTGCTGGGGCCCACCACCGGCCCCGTCGCGGAGGTCGCGCCCGGACTGAGGGCCGTCCCCGTCGCCCACGGGATCCGGGCCGCGCGCATCGACTCCGGCGAGGAGTTCCGGGCCGAACTCGTCACCCTCCAGGAGCGGGGCGCCTCCCTGCTCGGGATGCTCGGCGGACGGCCGCTCGGGTCGGAGGAACTCACCGAACTCCCCGGCGCCGAACAGTTCGCCCTGCTCAGGGCCCTGCGCCGAGCCGCCTCGGCCCCCGGCGTCGATCTCCTGATCGTGGACATGCCCCCGCTGCACCAGGCGATTGCCACCCTCGCGCTCCCCGCCCAACTGCGCCGCTACCTGGCCCGACTGCTGCCCGCGCAGCGGCAGGCGGCCCGAGCCCTGCGCCCCGTCCTCGCCCAGCTCGCCGGGGTACCCATGCCCGCCCAGTGGCTGTACGACGCCGCTGCCCGCTGGGACGAGGAACTGGCCGCCGTCGAGGCCGTCGTCGAGTCGCCCGCGACCGAGCTGCGCCTGGTGGCCGAGCCCGGACCCGCCTCCGACGACGCGCTGCGCACCGGCCGGCTCGGGCTCGCCCTGCACCGGCTCCCGGTCGCCTCCCTCGTCGCGAACCGGACGGTCCCGCGGGACTCCGCCGACCCGTGGGTCGCCGACCTCGCCGCCCGACAGCGGAAGTACACCGACCAGTGGGCCGCCGAGCTGACCGTGGCCCCGCTCGCGCACCTCGGTCGGGACCCCCGTGATCTGCGGGACCTGACCCTGCTCGCCGACACCGAGGGCATCGCCCCCCGGGAGGCCGCCGTGTACCGCCGCGCCTGGGCCGTCGAGGACCGACTCGCCGAGGACGGGGTACTGGTCTGGGCCGTGCCGCTCCCCGGCGCCCGCAAGTCCGACCTGGACCTGATCCGGCGCGGCGACGAACTGCTGCTCACGGCCGGCCCGTACCGCAGGATCGTTTCGCTGCCGTCGGCGCTCCGGCGCTGCACCGTCTCCGGCGCGGCCCTGACCGACGGCGAGCTGCGCGTCCGCTTCACCCCGGATCCACAGCTGTGGCCCCGCGAGCGCTGA
- a CDS encoding response regulator transcription factor, producing the protein MVVDDHPMWRDAVARDLAAAGFDVVATAGDGPEAVRRAHAAAPHVLVLDLNLPGMPGVRVCKELVGADPALRVLVLSASGEHADVLEAVKSGATGYLLKSAGAAELIDAVRRTAAGDPVFTPGLAGLVLGEYRRLATDPAPAAANEPKAPQLTDRETEVLRLVAKGLSYKQIAERLVISHRTVQNHVQNTLGKLQLHNRVELVRYAIERGLDDA; encoded by the coding sequence ATGGTCGTCGACGACCACCCGATGTGGCGGGACGCGGTCGCCCGCGACCTGGCCGCCGCCGGCTTCGACGTCGTGGCCACCGCCGGCGACGGCCCGGAGGCGGTCCGCCGCGCCCATGCCGCCGCCCCGCACGTCCTGGTCCTCGACCTCAACCTGCCCGGCATGCCCGGCGTGCGGGTCTGCAAGGAACTGGTCGGCGCCGACCCGGCCCTGCGCGTGCTCGTGCTCTCCGCGAGCGGCGAGCACGCCGACGTCCTGGAAGCGGTGAAGTCGGGTGCGACCGGCTACCTGCTGAAGTCCGCAGGGGCCGCGGAGCTCATCGACGCCGTCCGCCGTACGGCCGCCGGCGACCCGGTGTTCACCCCCGGCCTCGCCGGTCTCGTCCTCGGCGAGTACCGCCGGCTGGCCACCGACCCGGCGCCGGCCGCCGCCAACGAGCCCAAGGCCCCGCAGCTGACCGACCGGGAGACCGAGGTGCTGCGGCTGGTGGCCAAGGGGCTCTCGTACAAGCAGATCGCGGAGCGGCTGGTCATCTCCCACCGCACGGTGCAGAACCACGTCCAGAACACCCTGGGCAAACTCCAGCTGCACAACCGGGTGGAGCTCGTCCGGTACGCCATAGAGCGCGGCCTGGACGACGCGTAG
- a CDS encoding 6-phosphofructokinase, translating to MKVGVLTGGGDCPGLNAVIRAVVRKGVQEYQYEFLGFKDGWRGAVTGDTVPLDIPAVRGILPRGGTVLGSSRTNPFKLENGVRRIKENLAKFEVDALVTIGGEDTLGVAAKLYEEYGIPCVGVPKTIDNDLSATDYTFGFDTAVGIATEAIDRLHTTAESHMRVLVVEVMGRHAGWIALHSGLAGGANVILIPEQRFDVDQVCAWVTSRFKASYAPIVVVAEGAMPTDGELVLKDAATDSFGHVRLSGVGEWLAKEIEARTGKEARTTVLGHVQRGGTPSAFDRWLATRFGLHAVDAVRDGDFGKMVALKGTDIVRVPILEATSKLKTVDPALYAEVGVFFG from the coding sequence ATGAAGGTCGGAGTGCTGACGGGCGGCGGAGACTGCCCCGGGCTCAACGCGGTCATCCGGGCCGTCGTCCGCAAGGGCGTGCAGGAGTACCAGTACGAGTTCCTCGGCTTCAAGGACGGCTGGCGCGGCGCGGTCACCGGGGACACGGTCCCGCTCGACATCCCGGCCGTGCGCGGGATCCTGCCGCGCGGCGGGACCGTCCTCGGCTCCTCGCGCACCAACCCGTTCAAGCTGGAGAACGGGGTCCGCCGGATCAAGGAGAACCTCGCGAAGTTCGAGGTCGACGCCCTCGTCACGATCGGCGGCGAGGACACCCTCGGGGTGGCCGCCAAGCTGTACGAGGAGTACGGCATCCCCTGCGTGGGCGTGCCGAAGACCATCGACAACGACCTCTCGGCCACCGACTACACCTTCGGCTTCGACACGGCCGTCGGCATCGCCACCGAGGCCATCGACCGGCTCCACACCACGGCCGAGTCGCACATGCGGGTGCTGGTCGTCGAGGTCATGGGGCGCCACGCCGGCTGGATCGCGCTCCATTCCGGCCTGGCCGGCGGGGCCAACGTCATCCTCATTCCCGAGCAGCGCTTCGACGTGGACCAGGTCTGCGCCTGGGTCACCTCCCGCTTCAAGGCGAGCTACGCGCCGATCGTGGTCGTCGCCGAGGGCGCGATGCCCACGGACGGCGAACTGGTGCTCAAGGACGCGGCGACGGACTCCTTCGGGCACGTGCGGCTGTCGGGCGTCGGCGAGTGGCTCGCCAAGGAGATCGAGGCGCGGACCGGCAAGGAGGCCCGTACGACGGTCCTCGGGCACGTCCAGCGCGGCGGTACCCCCAGCGCCTTCGACCGCTGGCTGGCCACCCGCTTCGGGCTGCACGCCGTCGACGCGGTGCGTGACGGCGACTTCGGCAAGATGGTCGCCCTGAAGGGGACGGACATCGTCCGGGTGCCGATCCTGGAGGCCACGTCGAAGCTCAAGACGGTGGACCCGGCGCTCTACGCGGAGGTCGGCGTCTTCTTCGGCTGA
- the macS gene encoding MacS family sensor histidine kinase gives MAKRERVVRMSVEQPLWRALTGYRLLTMIYAVLLFASAYKEYDHPGVAVGYLAVLAVWTLATHRRVANAASCTKPFLGADLGVAIAGILLTPLADNAERIAGGGPTLPSIWTAGSVLAFALKGGWRWAGFASTFVAAANIVVHGGDPTRDTLHNVLLVWVASIAIGYVVEVARASEATLARALEIEAATRERERLARDIHDGVLQVLAMVQRRGTELGGEAADLGRMAGEQEVALRTLVSSGLVPTSRISRDESLGALVDSYDDEEPAAGNGELDLRGLLAPHAGSKVSFAEPGTPVPLPAPAARELAAAVGAALDNVRKHAGEGARAWILVEDWGDEVIVTVRDDGPGIPAGRLDQAEGEGRMGVALSIRGRLRDLGGTAELVSVPGQGTEVELKVPRGRTQ, from the coding sequence ATGGCGAAGCGCGAGCGCGTCGTGCGCATGTCGGTCGAGCAGCCGCTGTGGCGGGCCCTGACGGGCTACCGGCTGCTGACCATGATCTACGCGGTGCTGCTGTTCGCCTCCGCGTACAAGGAGTACGACCACCCCGGCGTCGCGGTCGGCTACCTCGCGGTCCTCGCCGTCTGGACGTTGGCCACCCACCGCCGGGTGGCCAACGCGGCGAGCTGCACCAAGCCCTTCCTCGGCGCCGACCTCGGTGTCGCCATCGCCGGGATCCTGCTCACCCCGCTCGCCGACAACGCGGAGCGGATCGCGGGCGGCGGCCCCACGCTCCCCAGCATCTGGACGGCCGGCTCGGTCCTCGCCTTCGCCCTCAAGGGCGGCTGGCGGTGGGCCGGCTTCGCCTCCACCTTCGTGGCCGCCGCCAACATCGTGGTCCACGGCGGCGATCCCACCCGCGACACCCTCCACAACGTCCTGCTGGTCTGGGTCGCCTCCATCGCCATCGGCTACGTGGTCGAGGTCGCCCGGGCCAGTGAGGCCACGCTGGCCCGCGCCCTGGAGATCGAGGCCGCCACCCGCGAACGCGAGCGGCTGGCCCGAGACATCCACGACGGGGTCCTCCAGGTCCTCGCGATGGTCCAGCGGCGCGGCACCGAACTGGGCGGCGAGGCGGCCGACCTGGGCCGGATGGCGGGGGAGCAGGAGGTGGCGCTGCGCACCCTGGTCTCCAGCGGACTCGTGCCCACCTCCCGGATCTCCCGCGACGAGTCGCTCGGCGCGCTCGTGGACTCCTACGACGACGAGGAGCCGGCCGCCGGGAACGGCGAGCTGGACCTGCGCGGCCTCCTCGCCCCCCACGCCGGCTCGAAGGTGAGCTTCGCCGAGCCCGGCACCCCGGTGCCGCTCCCGGCGCCCGCGGCGCGGGAGCTGGCGGCGGCGGTCGGGGCCGCCCTCGACAACGTGCGCAAGCACGCGGGGGAGGGCGCCCGGGCCTGGATCCTGGTCGAGGACTGGGGCGACGAGGTCATCGTCACCGTTCGCGACGACGGCCCCGGCATCCCGGCCGGTCGGCTGGACCAGGCGGAGGGCGAGGGCAGGATGGGCGTCGCCCTGTCGATCCGGGGCCGACTGCGCGATCTCGGCGGCACTGCCGAGCTGGTGTCCGTCCCCGGACAGGGCACCGAAGTGGAACTGAAAGTACCGAGGGGGAGAACCCAGTGA
- a CDS encoding 2-hydroxyacid dehydrogenase, which produces MEILAFGVQADEKPLMEKAFAGRHEVRCLDVFLSEDTAPIAAGYEIVSSSVNADLGGRVLRILADGGTRMIAQRSTGFNNIDLDAARELGLTVSRVSSHSPFSVAEFAWTLAMAVNRSIVRASNRTRDFDFRLTGLMGRDMRGRTVGVLGTGKIGEAFTRIARGFGMNLLGWDVTRNPACVELGMKYVDKDTLFVESDLISLHLPLLDATRHIVDGAALRLMKDDAILVNSSRGALVDTDALVDELRAGRFAGVGLDVYEAEAGLFFTDRSLEAVEDDTLARLITFPNVVVTSHQAYYTHDAVGQIVDATLANVRDYLAGRRSGNTLSP; this is translated from the coding sequence GTGGAGATCCTCGCATTCGGGGTGCAGGCGGACGAGAAGCCGCTCATGGAGAAGGCGTTCGCGGGCCGGCACGAGGTGCGCTGCCTGGACGTGTTCCTGAGCGAGGACACCGCCCCCATCGCGGCCGGGTACGAGATCGTCTCGTCGAGCGTCAACGCCGACCTCGGCGGCCGGGTGCTGCGGATCCTGGCCGACGGCGGGACCCGGATGATCGCCCAACGCTCCACCGGCTTCAACAACATCGACCTCGACGCGGCCCGGGAACTCGGCCTGACCGTCAGCCGGGTCTCGTCCCACTCGCCGTTCTCGGTGGCCGAATTCGCCTGGACCCTCGCGATGGCCGTCAACCGCAGCATCGTGCGGGCCTCGAACCGCACCCGGGACTTCGACTTCCGCCTCACCGGACTGATGGGCCGTGACATGCGGGGCCGCACGGTCGGCGTCCTCGGCACCGGGAAGATCGGCGAGGCCTTCACCCGGATCGCGCGCGGCTTCGGCATGAACCTGCTGGGCTGGGACGTGACGCGGAACCCGGCCTGCGTGGAACTCGGCATGAAGTACGTGGACAAGGACACGCTGTTCGTCGAGTCGGACCTGATCAGCCTGCACCTCCCGCTGCTGGACGCCACGCGGCACATCGTCGACGGTGCGGCGCTGCGGCTGATGAAGGACGACGCGATCCTGGTCAACTCCAGTCGGGGCGCACTCGTGGACACGGACGCGCTGGTGGACGAGCTCCGGGCGGGGCGGTTCGCGGGCGTCGGCCTGGACGTGTACGAGGCGGAGGCCGGACTGTTCTTCACGGACCGCTCCCTGGAAGCCGTGGAGGACGACACCCTCGCCCGACTGATCACCTTCCCGAACGTGGTGGTGACCTCGCACCAGGCGTACTACACCCACGACGCGGTGGGCCAGATCGTCGACGCCACCCTCGCGAACGTGCGGGACTACCTGGCCGGCCGCCGCTCCGGGAACACCCTGTCGCCGTGA
- a CDS encoding ROK family glucokinase: MGLTIGVDIGGTKIAAGVVDEEGTILETYKVPTPPTADGVTDAICAAVSEVSSNHTIDAVGIGAAGYVDDKRATVLFAPNINWRHEPLKDKVEQRIGLPVVVENDANCAAWGEYRFGAGQGHDDVICITLGTGLGGGIIIGNKLRRGRFGVAAEFGHIRVVPDGLLCGCGSQGCWEQYASGRALVRYAKQRANATPENATTLLALGDGTPEGIEGKHISEAARAGDLVAIDSFRELARWAGAGLADLASLFDPSAFIVGGGVSDEGDLVLDPIRKSFKRWLIGGAWRPHAQVLAAQLGGKAGMVGAADLARQG; the protein is encoded by the coding sequence ATGGGACTCACCATCGGCGTCGACATCGGCGGCACGAAGATCGCGGCCGGCGTGGTCGACGAAGAGGGCACCATCCTTGAGACGTACAAGGTGCCCACCCCGCCGACCGCGGACGGGGTGACGGACGCGATCTGCGCCGCCGTGTCCGAGGTCAGCAGCAACCACACCATCGACGCCGTCGGCATCGGCGCCGCCGGATACGTGGACGACAAGCGCGCCACCGTGCTCTTCGCGCCGAACATCAACTGGCGCCACGAGCCGCTCAAGGACAAGGTCGAGCAGCGCATCGGCCTGCCGGTCGTCGTCGAGAACGACGCGAACTGCGCGGCCTGGGGCGAGTACCGCTTCGGCGCCGGCCAGGGCCACGACGACGTCATCTGCATCACGCTCGGCACGGGCCTCGGCGGCGGCATCATCATCGGCAACAAGCTGCGGCGCGGACGCTTCGGCGTCGCCGCCGAGTTCGGCCACATCCGGGTCGTCCCGGACGGCCTGCTGTGCGGATGCGGCAGCCAGGGCTGCTGGGAGCAGTACGCCTCCGGGCGCGCGCTCGTCCGGTACGCCAAGCAGCGCGCCAACGCCACCCCCGAGAACGCCACGACCCTGCTCGCGCTCGGCGACGGCACCCCCGAGGGCATCGAGGGCAAGCACATCAGCGAGGCGGCCCGGGCCGGCGACCTGGTCGCCATCGACTCCTTCCGCGAGCTGGCCCGCTGGGCCGGCGCGGGGCTGGCCGACCTGGCGTCCCTGTTCGACCCGTCCGCGTTCATCGTCGGCGGCGGTGTCTCCGACGAGGGCGACCTCGTCCTGGACCCGATCCGCAAGTCCTTCAAGCGCTGGCTGATCGGCGGCGCCTGGCGCCCGCACGCGCAGGTCCTCGCCGCGCAGCTCGGCGGCAAGGCCGGCATGGTCGGCGCGGCCGACCTCGCCCGCCAGGGCTGA
- a CDS encoding DUF5304 domain-containing protein gives MSEATDRPIDDDAWAKACAEDLAAEKERRRAGQGQAGPGTGSASEELFKLFEAVADKVSALNNPLLGAAAQGAVRQFVTQAKTAAKPVIERNPEVFDHLAAAGSELLAAYRSAVEGHERRWTRDEAAPSAPGPRAESAPHSPGTGRDDREEGPDSGPSERIDLD, from the coding sequence ATGAGCGAGGCCACCGACCGCCCCATCGACGACGACGCCTGGGCCAAGGCCTGCGCCGAGGACCTCGCAGCGGAGAAGGAGCGCCGCAGGGCGGGGCAGGGCCAGGCGGGCCCCGGCACCGGCAGTGCCTCCGAGGAACTGTTCAAGCTCTTCGAAGCCGTCGCCGACAAGGTCTCCGCCCTGAACAACCCGCTGCTCGGCGCCGCCGCCCAGGGCGCCGTGCGCCAGTTCGTCACCCAGGCCAAGACCGCCGCCAAGCCCGTCATCGAACGCAACCCCGAGGTCTTCGACCACCTCGCGGCGGCCGGCTCCGAGCTGCTCGCCGCCTACCGGTCGGCCGTCGAGGGCCACGAGCGCCGCTGGACCCGCGACGAGGCCGCGCCGTCCGCTCCGGGCCCCCGCGCGGAAAGCGCCCCCCACAGCCCCGGCACCGGGCGCGACGACCGGGAGGAAGGTCCCGATTCCGGCCCTTCCGAGCGGATCGATCTCGACTGA
- a CDS encoding 1-acyl-sn-glycerol-3-phosphate acyltransferase — translation MKFSIGGSLKLAFRPWVEGLENIPAEGPAILASNHLSFSDSFFLPAVLDRKVTFIAKAEYFTSPGVKGKLTAAFFKGVGQLPVDRSGARGAGEAAIKSGIDVIERGELFGIYPEGTRSPDGRLYRGKPGGLARVALATGAPVIPVAMIDTEKIQPPGKVVPKLMRPGIRIGKPLDFSRYHGMDGDRFILRSVTDEVMYEIMKLSGQEYVDIYATAAKRQIADAEKAAKAEKADKGEQGAE, via the coding sequence ATGAAGTTCTCGATCGGCGGTTCCCTGAAGCTCGCCTTCAGGCCGTGGGTGGAGGGCCTCGAAAACATTCCCGCTGAGGGGCCGGCGATCCTCGCGAGCAACCACCTGTCCTTCTCGGACTCCTTCTTCCTTCCGGCCGTGCTCGACCGGAAGGTGACCTTCATCGCGAAGGCGGAGTACTTCACCTCCCCCGGCGTCAAGGGCAAGCTGACGGCCGCCTTCTTCAAGGGCGTCGGCCAGCTCCCGGTGGACCGCTCCGGAGCGCGCGGTGCCGGCGAGGCCGCCATCAAGAGCGGCATCGACGTCATCGAACGCGGAGAGCTGTTCGGTATCTACCCCGAGGGGACGCGTTCACCCGACGGTCGCCTCTACCGCGGCAAGCCCGGCGGTCTGGCCCGGGTGGCACTCGCCACCGGAGCCCCGGTCATCCCGGTCGCGATGATCGACACCGAGAAGATCCAGCCGCCCGGCAAGGTGGTGCCGAAGCTGATGCGACCCGGCATCCGGATCGGCAAGCCGCTGGACTTCAGCCGCTACCACGGCATGGACGGGGACCGGTTCATCCTGCGCTCGGTGACCGACGAGGTCATGTACGAGATCATGAAGCTCTCGGGCCAGGAGTACGTCGACATCTACGCGACGGCCGCCAAGCGGCAGATCGCGGACGCCGAGAAGGCCGCCAAGGCCGAGAAGGCGGACAAGGGCGAGCAGGGCGCGGAGTAG